In Jannaschia sp. W003, the genomic stretch TGCGATGATCTCGCCGCCGCGCCGGGCATAGGAGGGCGGCGGCAGCATCAGCCGCAGGGGGCGCCCGTCGTAGCCCGATTCCGCGAGCTTGGCCTTCGCCATCTCGGGGTCGAAGGCGCTCTCGGCCGTCAGGTCCACGTAGTCGGGGTTGTGGGGCGCGAAGTGGGTGCCGATGGGCGTGCCGTAGCCGAACATCGCGCCGTCGATGATGGCCTGCCGGTCGATGGCGTGGGTGATCGCGGCGCGCAAGTTTGCGTCCACCGTGTCGTTGTTCATGCCGAGGATCGTCTCGCCTTCGGTCGACCCCACGATCACCGAGAAGCGCGGATCGGCCTCGAACTGCGACAGGGTCTCGGGCGCGGGGAAGTTCGGGAACGCGTCCACGTCGCCGGCCTGCATCGCGGCGAAGGCGGCGTTGGGGTCGGAGATGAATTTGAACGTCGCCGTCTCCAGCGCCGGGGCCTCGCCCCAGTAGTCCGGGTTGCGCTCCAGCTCCACGCGGTCGCCCTGCACCCAGTCCCGGAACCGGAACGGGCCGGTGCCCACGGGGTTCGTGGCGTTGGCCTCCGCGCTCTCGGGCGCCACGATCACGGCGTCGCCCCAGGCGAGGTTGAAGGGCAGGTTACCGTTCGGCGCGGCGAGGGTGATGCGGACCGTGGCGGAGTCCACGGCCTCGACGCTCTCGATGCCGTCGAACAGGGCCTTCTGGGCGTTCACGGAGTCCTCGGCGCGGGCGCGGTCCATCGAGAACACCACGTCCTCGGCGTCCATCGCGGTGCCGTCGTGGAAGGTGACGCCTTCGCGGAGCTTGAAGGTCCAGACGAGGCCGTCCTCCGATGTCTCCCAGCTCTCGGCCAGCGCGGGCTGCACCGAGCCGTCGGGGCCGAAGCGGGTGAGGCCCTCGAAGACGTTGGCGTAGACCACCTCGTCGATCGCGGCGGCGGCGCCGGCGGTGGGGTCGAGGTTGGGGGGCTCGAGCACCATGCCGAGGGTGATGTCGGTCTGCTGGGCGAGCGCGGTGGTGGCGGTCAGGGCGAAGGCTGCGGCGAGACGGATGAGCATTGGGGTCCTCCCTTGGTGGGGCGAGGTTAGGCACGGCGCGCGAGGGGGGACAAGCGGGGGATAGGAGGCGGGTCACGCCCCGGCCCCGCGCCGGGGCCTCAGGGTGCGGTTGGTTCCGAGGTCGCGGAGCGGGGCGGCGCTAGTGGCGTGCGTCGCGCCTCGGGTCGAGCGGTGTCGCATGTCGCCCGCGGAGGCCCCGGCTCAGGGCCGGGGCGGGGTCGCCTCGTCTCCCGGCTCCGCGACAGCCATCTCGCCTGCGAGGAACGCCTCGCACAGCTCGTTCACCGTGCACGTCCCGCACTTCGGGGCGCGCGCCCGGCAGGTGCGCTTGCCGTGGGCCAAGAGGATCACGTGGGCCTGCATGCGCCAGTCGGCGGGCAGGCGCGCCTCCAGCGAGGCGGCGGTCTTTGCCTCGGTCTTTCCCTCCGCCAGCCCCATGCGGTTGCAGACGCGGTGGACGTGGGTGTCGACGGCCACGACGGCCTCGCCGAAGGTGAAGTGCTGCACGATGTCGGCGCACTTGCGGCCCACGCCGGGCAGGCTCATCAGCCCGGCGCGGTCGCGGGGGACGCGGCCGTCCAGTTCGTCGAGCAGGTAGCGGCACATCCGGCGCAGGTTGCGGGTCTTCACGTTGTAGAGGCCGCAGGGGCGGATGGCCTGCGCGATGGCGGCGTCGTCCAGGGCCAGGATGCCCTCGGGCGTGGTGGCCAGCGCGAAGAGGTTGCGGGCGGCCGCCGCGGTGTTGCGGTCGAGGCTCTGGGCCGAGAGCATGCAGGTGACCACGGATCGGAACGGGTCGCGGCCCCCCTTGGTGTCGGGGGCGGTGGCGTCGGGGTAGGCCTCCGCGAGGCGGCGCATGAGGTCGGGAATCGCGGGTTCGGGGAGCATGGCGAGAGGGTAGGGCGCGGGCGGGGCGGGGCCAGCAGGGGGGCGCTCCGCCCGCGCCCCGGCCTTGCGCCGGGGCCTCGGTTCGAAGGTTGTGCCGCGCTTCGGAATGGGGGCGCCGGTGGAAGGCGGAGGCCCCGGCGCGAGGCCGGGGGGTGGTGCGCCTAGGTCAGAAGCCGGTGTAGCGCATGCCCCATGACCTGTGCGGCCTCGCGCATGTCCCGCACGCCCACCCACTCGTCGGGCTGGTGCGCCAGCTCCAGATGGCCGGGGCCGTAGGCGATGCAGTTCCGCAGGCGTCCGATGCGGTCGATGTGCTTCTGGTCGTAGGTGCCCGGCGAGACCACGAAACCGGCCTCGCGGCCCATGACGTCGCGCACGGCGTCCTGCACCGCGCGCACCACGGGGGCGTCCTCGGGGGTGGTGGAGGGCAGCACCTCGAAGAGGTCGCGCACCTCGTAGCGGAAGCTCGGGCGGCGGGCCCGGACGCGCTCCAGCAGGGCGCGGACCTCAGCCTTTACGTCCGCGATGCTCTCCTCGGCGAGGAACCGGCGGTCGATGGTCAGCACGCAGCGGTCGGGCACGCAGGCCGACGGCAGGCCGGTGTAGTCCGCCTCCTGCACCGGCTCGCCGCCGTGGATCGCGTTGAGGTTCAGGGTGGCGGCGCGCGCGCCCTCGGGCACCACGGGAAGGGCCGTGCGGCGGCCAGCGAGCACGGGCAGCAGCGTCTCCTCGATCTCCTGCAGCACGGCGCCCATGTGGCGCACGGCGCAGTCGCCGAGGAAGGGCATGGAGCCGTGGGCGATGTGCCCCTGCGTCTCGATCTCGGCCCACCAGACGCCGCGGTGCCCGAGGCAGATGCGCCCGGGGTCGAGCGGCTCGGGGATGATGACGTGCTGCACGCGCTCGGGTGCGAACCAGCCCTGCTCAGCCAAATACGCCACGCCGCCGTAGCCGCCCGACTCCTCGTCGGCGGTGGCGGAGATCTCGACGGCGCCGCGGAAGTCCGGGTGGAGGTCCGCGAAGGCCTCGGCGGCGACGACGGACGCGGCCAGTCCGCCCTTCATGTCGCAGGCGCCCCGGCCCCAGACCCGGCCATCGGCGATCTCGCCGCCGAAGGGGTCGCGGGTCCAGCCCTCGCCCACGGCCACCACGTCGTGGTGGGAGTTGAAGTGCACGCATTCGCCGGGGCGCGTGCCCTCGCGGCGGCAGACTACGTTCCAGCGGGGGTGGCGGTAGGAGTCGCCCAGGGCGCCTTCCGCGCGGACCATCGCGACGTCCCAGCCTTTGCCGCGCATCCGCTCGCCCAGCAGCTCGCAGACGTCGCGGTAGTGGCGGCCCGGGGGGTTCAGGGTCGGCACCCGCACGAGCGCCTGCGCGAGCGCGGCGCATTCGTCCTCGCGAGCCTCGATCTCTTGCAGCAGACGGTCCATGGGGCCTCCCTTCGGGGCGCACCGTCGCGCCGGGCGGGGCGGAGGGCAACCCGGGGCCGGGAACCTCCGCCGTGGGAGCGCATTCGCACCCCGTGAAACCGGTCTCTCCATGATCGCGGGCGTCCTCGTGCCGCTCTTCGCCCTGGGCGCGCTGGCGTGGCTGCTGCCGCGTCTCGCCGCGCGGTGGCTGCCGCGCTCCATGCGGGGGCTGGTGATGAACGGCGCGATCTGCGGCGCGATCCTCTTCGCTGCGGGCGTGGCGCTGTTCGCGGCGCTCTACGGCGACGCGGCCGGGGTGGTGTGGTCCGAGGCGCCCGCGCACTTCGCGGTGCTCTCGGCGCGCGCGGCCCTCCTGTGGGGGCCGGTGCTGGTGCTGTCGCTCGCGGGGCTGCCGCGTCGCTGGGGGCCGGGAGCGTGGGCCGAGCCGGGCGCCGAGGACCGCGACATGCGAGGCGGCGACTAGCGCCCGCATGGCGCGCGGCGCCCGTTGCCCCTACCTTCGGGGCGTTCCGCGAAAGGCCCGCCCATGCTCCTCCTCGTCCGCATCCTCGCCGTGGTGCTCGTGATTCAGACCGTCGTGTTCTGGAGCCTCCTCCTCTACCTGCGCTGGGGCGAGCGCGACCGGCTGGAGGCGGAGTGGGAGCGCGAGCGCCCCCCGCTGCCGCGCGAGCGCTACGTGACGAACGGCCTCGAGACCCACGGGCGGCGCACCCGCCGCCGGCTCCTCGTCGGGGTCTACGCGATCCCCATGGCGGTGATCGTGGCGCTGATCTGGTGGCTCAACTACAGCTGAGGCCAGACGCGGCGCATCGCCCCGGCGGCGGCGGGAAACCACGGCGCGAAGCCGGCCACCAGCTCGTCGGCCTGCGCGAACGCGGCCATGCGCGCGCAGAACCGCTCCAGCCGCTCGGGCGTGGTGGAGGCGCGGTCGCGGCGGATCACGTCGTCCTCGGCGTCGGCCCATCCCCGCGCGGCGACGGCGCGTCGCATCACCGCGACGCGGTCGGCGGCCACCAGGACCGCCATCCGGCGCAGGAGCGCCATGCGCCCCGCATCGAGCCCGGGCACCTCGCCGAGCACCGCCTCGGTGGCCGGGAGGTCGAGCGCCCACTCCGGGTCGGCCACCAGCCATGCGAGGTCCTCCACGCCGGCGCGGCGGCCGAACAGGTCCCAGTCGTACCAGACCACCGAGCCGTCGGGCTGCACCGCGGCGTTGCCGAGCCGCGCGTCCCAGCGCGTGAAGCGCTCCGATCCGTGCGAGACGGCGCGCGCGAGGACCTCGCTGTCGCAGGCGGGCGGGGCGATCCCGAGGTCGCCCGACAGGAACACTGGGCGGGCGGCGTACTCCTCGGCCCAGCCGGCGCGCGTCCCGAGGCCGGGCAGGCGGTCGAGCAGGTCGGGGCGCGCCTCCATCGCGGCGCGGCACTGCTCCAGCGCGCCGACCGCGCCGCGGGCGAGCGCCGCAGCCTCGGACGCGTCGGCGCGCGCCATGCGCCAGCTCAGCCGCTCGCGCCCCGCGTCGGACTGCACCAGCAGGCCGTCCGCGAAGCCCAGCACCCGCGGCACCGGC encodes the following:
- the nth gene encoding endonuclease III, which gives rise to MLPEPAIPDLMRRLAEAYPDATAPDTKGGRDPFRSVVTCMLSAQSLDRNTAAAARNLFALATTPEGILALDDAAIAQAIRPCGLYNVKTRNLRRMCRYLLDELDGRVPRDRAGLMSLPGVGRKCADIVQHFTFGEAVVAVDTHVHRVCNRMGLAEGKTEAKTAASLEARLPADWRMQAHVILLAHGKRTCRARAPKCGTCTVNELCEAFLAGEMAVAEPGDEATPPRP
- a CDS encoding ABC transporter substrate-binding protein — its product is MLIRLAAAFALTATTALAQQTDITLGMVLEPPNLDPTAGAAAAIDEVVYANVFEGLTRFGPDGSVQPALAESWETSEDGLVWTFKLREGVTFHDGTAMDAEDVVFSMDRARAEDSVNAQKALFDGIESVEAVDSATVRITLAAPNGNLPFNLAWGDAVIVAPESAEANATNPVGTGPFRFRDWVQGDRVELERNPDYWGEAPALETATFKFISDPNAAFAAMQAGDVDAFPNFPAPETLSQFEADPRFSVIVGSTEGETILGMNNDTVDANLRAAITHAIDRQAIIDGAMFGYGTPIGTHFAPHNPDYVDLTAESAFDPEMAKAKLAESGYDGRPLRLMLPPPSYARRGGEIIASQLRDVGIETEMQNLEWAQWLEQVFKGRDFDLTIVSHTEPADINIYARPDYYFGYDNPEFQALIEELATTTSPETRSALNQRAQEMIAADDVNAYLFQLAKTGVADARIEGLWENAPTQANDLTGVRWRE
- a CDS encoding acetylornithine deacetylase/succinyl-diaminopimelate desuccinylase family protein; amino-acid sequence: MDRLLQEIEAREDECAALAQALVRVPTLNPPGRHYRDVCELLGERMRGKGWDVAMVRAEGALGDSYRHPRWNVVCRREGTRPGECVHFNSHHDVVAVGEGWTRDPFGGEIADGRVWGRGACDMKGGLAASVVAAEAFADLHPDFRGAVEISATADEESGGYGGVAYLAEQGWFAPERVQHVIIPEPLDPGRICLGHRGVWWAEIETQGHIAHGSMPFLGDCAVRHMGAVLQEIEETLLPVLAGRRTALPVVPEGARAATLNLNAIHGGEPVQEADYTGLPSACVPDRCVLTIDRRFLAEESIADVKAEVRALLERVRARRPSFRYEVRDLFEVLPSTTPEDAPVVRAVQDAVRDVMGREAGFVVSPGTYDQKHIDRIGRLRNCIAYGPGHLELAHQPDEWVGVRDMREAAQVMGHALHRLLT